The Antricoccus suffuscus sequence TCGGAACCGACAACCCAGACCACGGACCGCCCGCTTACGCGGGCCGGGCTCACGGCCCGACTGGCCGCGTCGGTACTCGTACTCGTGTTGCTCCTCGGCGGCACGTTCTTCGGCTCGGACTCAGACTTCCCGTTCGGCCCGTTTCGGATGTACGCCACCCGCAACGCACCCGACGGCGTCGTGAGCTCCTTGCGGCTCGAAGCTGTGGACACCAACCACCAACGGATCGCCGTCACGGCCGGTTCGGTGGGTTTGCGCCGCGCCGAACTCGAGGGTTCGCTGCCGCGAATGGAGTCCGATCCGGCGCTGATGAAGACCATCGTGGTCCGCTACGAGAAGAACAACCCCGACCAGCCCAAGATCATCGAACTGGATGTCATCGTCCGTAAGACCCGGCTCAAAGACGGCCTCGAGACGAAGTCCTTCAAAGACGAGGTGGTGGCGAAATGGACGAAACCGTGACCACCCCGCGCCGTTCGGCGTTCACGCAGTGGTTCGTGTCCCCGGTCGCGCTGCACCGGGTCGCCGTCATTCGGGTGATCGCCTACCTGTTCATCCTGGTCGACGTATTCCTCACCACCTCCTGGGTGGCGCTCAAGGCCTACGCGCCGACCGCCCTCTACCACCCGCTGGTCATCGGTGACCTGTTTCACCTGCCGACCCCGACGTACCTCTACGTCACGATCCTCAAGTGGGTGCTGGTCGTCTCCGCGCTGGTCGCCGCGACCGCGTGGAAACCCCGGCTTACCGGCACCATCGTCGCGGTGGCGTACCTACTGTGGATGATCGTCGCGATGTCCTACGGCAAGGTCGACCACGACCGATTTGCCTTCCTCGTACTGCTGGCCGTGTTGCCGACCGTCGGCCCCGCGAAGTTCGGCGACGTACGCCGCAGCGAGCGGGCCGGCTGGGCGATGCAGATGGTGTTCATCTCCGTGATGCTCACCTACTTCCTCGCCTCGATTGCAAAGATCCGGTTCGGCGGATGGGACTGGGCGACCGGCGCCACGATCACCCGCGCCGTCCTACGGCGCGGCACCGACCTGGTCGACTGGACCGTCAACGTGCCGGGCCTGCTGATCCTGGCGCAGTTTGCGATGGTCATCCTCGAGACACTGTCACCGCTGATGCTCTTGTGCCGCTCGCCGCGCGCGCGAATCATCCTGGTCGCAGGCCTACTCGCCTTCCACATCGGCACATTCGCGTCGATCACGATCATCTTCCTGCCGCACTGCGTGGCAATTCTGTCGATCTTGCCGTGGGAGACCTTCCGGCGCGGAGCCAGGAAGGCTAAGCAGCCGGAGGTTCAGGCTGATCAGCCGCGGGACGAGTCGCTCCAGGCCTAAGGTGTGCCGGCATCGCGCAGGCGGGCGTACCGCCGGGCAGCCGGTCACGATTCTTCGCGATCCATTTGTAGGCCACCGAGGCCACCCACCTAAAGGGCGGCGTCTGCAGGAGTAATCCAAACGGCCACCACAGCGCGCCGGAGTCCTTCAACAGTTCGCCGATCGCAATATGCGCCGAACTGACCGCGCCGCTGGACGAGACCCATTGGACGGCCTCTTCGCACTCGGCCTGGCTCAGTCGCAGCGACGGCAGGTCGGCGTGCTGCCAAGCGACGATATCGATGTCCTTTGAGAGGTGCCGCTCGACGAACGAGACACATTTCGTGCAGATCCCGCAGTCGCCGTCGTACACCAGGACCGGCCTGGTGCGTCCGCTCATCCGACGTTCCAGTAGGCGTTGTAGCCATTGTGATCGGCGTACGCGAGGACTCGGGTCGTCGCCTGCGGCCACTGTGAGACGCGCAGCTCGAAACGATTGGGCTCAATACCGATCTCACCGCGGCGTAGAGCGGCGCCTACCGGGTCTTGATAGAGGAGGAAATCGGTGCCCACCGGCTCGAACGCGATCACGGTCAGTGGGGCCGTCTCGGTGGCCCGTCCGGCCGCCGCCAGCAGCTCGGTAGCGAACTCTGTGCGCTCCGGCACCGACATCTCCATGACGACGTCGCTGTGCCATACGACGCTCTGCGCGTCCGCGCGCGGCCAGCTGATCCCCCGCGGCAGCCAGATCGACGACGGCGCCGTGTCGATGGTCAGCCCGAGATGCGCGACGAACTCGCAGGCTTGCGTAATCCGGCCGATCTCGTCCGGTGCGTCCGGCCCCGCCCACGAGATCATCTCGCGCACGTGCAGCGGGTTGGCCGGGTGCAGTGGGCTCGGGTCGGCCGCTTGCCGGTCCACGATCGGCGGTACGGCGTCAAAGGCCACCTCGGGCGGGCTGGCCCATGCATGACCGAGGTCGACCGGGCCGTCCGGATCGCCGACCACTTCGCCGTACACGCTCTGTCTATACGACTCGACGGGCAGCACAAGCCCCGCGCCCGAGCCGACATCGAACAACCGCACAGGGGTTGGGTTAGAGGCTCCCACGTGGGCCAGCGCGGCCAGCAGCATCGCGGCGCGGCCCGGATCACTACGCCGGCTCGGCCGCAACATCCGCTGGATAAACCGGTCGGGATCGGCCGCCATCGTCTCGCGCGCTACCGGCCACACCTCGTGCAGTGAACCGCCGCCGCCGGCGCTCGGGTACAGGTCGGACAGCTCGGTGCCGCCCTCGAGCGCAATGAAGTGCGCAGCGGCCGCCAGCTTGGTCGGCAGGTCATCGATGAGCAGGATTCGCCCGTTGCGACCGGAGCGGTCAATCACCTCCCGCAAGATCGCGACCGTCGGGCCGCCCATCTCGAGGTCCCCACCCATTCCGCGCAGCAGCGAGGCTTGGATGCGCGAGGCGCGCTGAGCGCGCGCACGGGACTTAAAGGCGGTGGCGATATCCGTTGCCGCACTCACGTGTGTGGTAACCCCTTAGCGTTGTCATCCGTGCAGGTATTCCGTGCCGATAGCTCGGCGTGCGGTGCACGATTTGTGCCTACGCGGCTTTAGGGTACTTCTTCTTCGCGGCTTTGACGTTCTTCGCGTGCTTGTCGGCTTTGACCAGCCGGCGTTTCTTGACGGTGTAGCCGTCGGGAAGCTTGCCTTCTTTGAGCAGCCGGATCGGGCAGCGCTCACAGCGCTTCTTCGACACACAGCACTTCTTCTTGGGCTTCACCGCCATGGCCGCAACTATACCGCCCCATTAGGGGAGCCTTACTTGAATTGTGACGAGCGTCTGATCGCGCCCCGAACGTCGACACCCATTCCATGAAAAGATGGTCACGGCGTACCCCGCCGATGTTGATTTATTTTCGCCCGTTCAAGGAGTTCCCATGCCAGCCGCCGCGTTCGTCCAACGACTCAATGAGCAGATCGGACATGAGTTCTCCGCTCATCACCAGTACGTCGCCTGCGCGATCTACTATGACTCCCTCACGATGCCGCAGCTCGCCGCGCTGTTCTACGGCCAAGCGGTCGAGGAGCGCGGACACGCGATGATGATGGTGCAGTACCTCCTCGACCAGGACGCCACGGTCGAGATCCCTGGCGTCGACGCGCCGCGCAGCGACTTCGGCGACCTCGTCGCGCCGGTTGCCCTCGCCCTCGAGCAGGAGAAGCGAGTTACCGAGCAGATCAACGAGCTCACTGCGATCGCGCGCGCCGAGAATGACTTCGCGTCCGACCAGTTCATGCAGTGGTTCATCAAGGAACAGGTCGAAGAGGTCGCGAAGATGTCTGACCTGCTGACCGTGGTCACCCGCTCCAAGGATGACATCGAGAGCATCGAGGAATACATCCGGCGCGAGCAGGCCGATGCGACCGACGATCCCACAGCTCCTCCGCTGGCCGGCGCGTGACGGTCCGGCACGCCGATATGCAGCAGACCCGATCCTTGATCACCCCTGGCTCAATCACCCCGATGCGACAGGTACCCGCGTCCATCGATCGTCCGGAGTACGTCGGACGACCCGCGCCAGCACCGCACACGGGCGGTGACGTGCAGACGGCCGAGACGATCGACGCGATGCGCGTCGCGAGCAAGATCGCTGCCCAAGCACTTGAAGAGGTCGGCCGCAACGTCCGGCCCGGCGTCACCACCGACGAGCTCGACCGCATCGGCCATGACTATCTGATCGACCACGGTGCCTACCCCTCGACTCTCGGCTACCGCGGCTACCAGAAATCGCTGTGCACCTCGCTCAACGAAGTGATTTGCCACGGCATCCCCGACTCGACCGTTGTCCAGGACGGCGACATCGTCAATATCGACATCACCGCCTACATCGGCGGCGTACACGGCG is a genomic window containing:
- a CDS encoding ferritin; protein product: MPAAAFVQRLNEQIGHEFSAHHQYVACAIYYDSLTMPQLAALFYGQAVEERGHAMMMVQYLLDQDATVEIPGVDAPRSDFGDLVAPVALALEQEKRVTEQINELTAIARAENDFASDQFMQWFIKEQVEEVAKMSDLLTVVTRSKDDIESIEEYIRREQADATDDPTAPPLAGA
- a CDS encoding MFS transporter permease; the protein is MDETVTTPRRSAFTQWFVSPVALHRVAVIRVIAYLFILVDVFLTTSWVALKAYAPTALYHPLVIGDLFHLPTPTYLYVTILKWVLVVSALVAATAWKPRLTGTIVAVAYLLWMIVAMSYGKVDHDRFAFLVLLAVLPTVGPAKFGDVRRSERAGWAMQMVFISVMLTYFLASIAKIRFGGWDWATGATITRAVLRRGTDLVDWTVNVPGLLILAQFAMVILETLSPLMLLCRSPRARIILVAGLLAFHIGTFASITIIFLPHCVAILSILPWETFRRGARKAKQPEVQADQPRDESLQA
- a CDS encoding DUF2332 family protein; translation: MSAATDIATAFKSRARAQRASRIQASLLRGMGGDLEMGGPTVAILREVIDRSGRNGRILLIDDLPTKLAAAAHFIALEGGTELSDLYPSAGGGGSLHEVWPVARETMAADPDRFIQRMLRPSRRSDPGRAAMLLAALAHVGASNPTPVRLFDVGSGAGLVLPVESYRQSVYGEVVGDPDGPVDLGHAWASPPEVAFDAVPPIVDRQAADPSPLHPANPLHVREMISWAGPDAPDEIGRITQACEFVAHLGLTIDTAPSSIWLPRGISWPRADAQSVVWHSDVVMEMSVPERTEFATELLAAAGRATETAPLTVIAFEPVGTDFLLYQDPVGAALRRGEIGIEPNRFELRVSQWPQATTRVLAYADHNGYNAYWNVG
- a CDS encoding thiol-disulfide oxidoreductase DCC family protein; protein product: MSGRTRPVLVYDGDCGICTKCVSFVERHLSKDIDIVAWQHADLPSLRLSQAECEEAVQWVSSSGAVSSAHIAIGELLKDSGALWWPFGLLLQTPPFRWVASVAYKWIAKNRDRLPGGTPACAMPAHLRPGATRPAADQPEPPAA